AGCGCGGCCCGCTGGGGGGCGGCTTCGCCGTGGCGGGCGGAGCCGGGCACCGGGGCGCCGGCGGGAGCCGCGGGGTGCCGGTGCGCGCCGGCGGCGGGTACGGCCGTCAGGCGGACCAGGCGGACGCGTTCCGCACGGTTGCGGCCGACCCTGCGGACGGACAGCTTCCATCCGGGGAGGTCCGCGCGGTCCCCGGGTGCGGGGATCCGGCCGAGCAGGTCGGCGACGAGGCCGGCGACGGTCTCGTAGGGGCCCTCGGGCACCTCCAGGCCTATCCGGCGCAGCGTCTGCACGCGGCAGCTGCCGTCGGCATCCCAGGAGGGGCGGCCGTCCTCGGCGGGTACGGCGGCCAGCTCGGGGGTCTCGTCCTCGGCGAGGTCGTGCTCGTCGCGGACCTCGCCGACGAGTTCCTCCACGATGTCCTCCAGGGTGACGACGCCGGCGGTGCCGCCGTACTCGTCGACGACCACGGCCATGGGCTGCTCGCTGCGCAGCCGCTCCAGCAGCGGCTGCACCGGGAGGGAGCCGGGGACCAGCAGCGGCGCGACGCAGATCCGGCCGACGGTGGTGCGGTCGCGTTCGGCCTCGGGCACGGCGAGGGCGTCCTTGAGGTGGACGACGCCGGTGATCTCGTCGATGCGTTCGCGGTAGACCGGGAAGCGGGACAGGCCGGTGGCGCGGGTCAGGTTCAGCACGTCGGCCGCGGTGGCCGTGTGCTGGAGGGCGCTGACCTTCACGCGGGGGGTCATGACGTGCTGGGCGGTGAGCTCGCCCAGCGACAGGGTCCGTACGAAGAGGTCGGCGGTGTCCTGTTCGAGGGCGCCTGCCTGGGCCGAATGGCGGACCAGGGAGACCAGTTCGCCCGGGGTGCGGGCGGAGGCCATCTCCTCGGTGGGCTCCACGCCGAGCGCCCGTACGAGCCGGTTGGCGACGGCGTTCAGGCCGGCGATGACCGGCCGGAAGAGGCGGGAGAAGGCGTTCTGCGGGCCGGCGACGAAGCGGGCCACCTGGAGGGGCCGGGAGACCGCCCAGTTCTTCGGGACGAGTTCACCCACGACCATCTGGACGGCGGAGGCGAGCAGCATGCCGATGACGACGGCGACGCCGGAGACGGCTCCCTTCGGCAGGCCGGTCGCGGTGAGCGGCCCGGCCAGCAGCGCGGCGAGGGCGGGCTCGGCGAGCATGCCGACCACGAGGGAGGTGATGGTGATGCCCAGCTGGGTGCCGGAGAGCTGGAAGGACAGCTCCCGCAGGGCCTTGACGACCGTGCGGGCGCGGCGGTCTCCGTCGGCTGCGGCGCGCTCCGCCTCGGGGCGTTCCACCGTGACGAGGCCGAACTCGGCCGCCACGAAGAATCCGTTGGCGAGGATCAGGGCGAACGCCGCCGCGAGCAGGAGTAGCGGGATGGTCATGCCGCCGCCTCCGGAGGGAGGGCGGCGCGGGTATTACCGGACGATCCGTCCATTGCTGGAGGGAGTCACTCCTTGAGTAGCAGGTGCCCGCGGGCCTCGGGGTCCCGGGGCCGGTGGGAGGGCGCACGGCTGCGCCCCGCCACCAGGTTAGTCATTGAGATCGCGGCCGCAACGGTACGCGGCTGCGGGCGTCGGCGGGGTCACTGGTCGTTTGTGCCGGTTCCATGTGTTTCGACGAGGGCGCGCAGGGCGCGCGCGTCGCTGATGGCCTGCTGCCTGGCCACGCCCGGCTGGATGCCGAGCGCGGGCAGGCTGGTGCCGTCACTGAGGTCCAGGAACACCCACGGGTCGCCGGGGCGGAGGTTGACCCGGAGGATCTCCGCCCAGGCCAGACGGCGGACGTTGGTGAGGTTGACGACGGTGACGCCGTCCTCGTCCGCGGTCACCTTGGGGCGGCTGAGCAGGACGAGTACGGAGCTCAGCAGGACGGCGGTGAAGACGAAGCTGATCCGCTCGCCGGGGCTGAGGTTCTCCAGCAGCACGGCGATGGCCGTGATGGTGGCGAACATGGCGAGCCCGACGCCCAGCAGGACGGCCCGGGTGCGGGTCGGCCGGAAGGTGACCGGCAGGGCGGGCGGTACGGGCGGGGCGGCGGACTCGGCCATGGTGCGTTGCCTTCTGGGTGGCGTACGGGCGAGGGGGCGGCGTGCCGGTGGGCACGCGGGTCCTCAGAGGCGGCAGGCGTGGATCGAGGTGGTGAGGATCGCGCGGGCGCCGAGCTCGTACAGGTCGTCCATGATGCGCTGGGCCTCCTTGGCGGGGACCATGGCGCGGACCGCGACCCAGCCCTCGTTGTGGAGCGGGGAGACGGTCGGCGACTCCAGGCCCGGGGTGAGGGCGACCGCG
This DNA window, taken from Streptomyces sp. TN58, encodes the following:
- a CDS encoding hemolysin family protein, with translation MTIPLLLLAAAFALILANGFFVAAEFGLVTVERPEAERAAADGDRRARTVVKALRELSFQLSGTQLGITITSLVVGMLAEPALAALLAGPLTATGLPKGAVSGVAVVIGMLLASAVQMVVGELVPKNWAVSRPLQVARFVAGPQNAFSRLFRPVIAGLNAVANRLVRALGVEPTEEMASARTPGELVSLVRHSAQAGALEQDTADLFVRTLSLGELTAQHVMTPRVKVSALQHTATAADVLNLTRATGLSRFPVYRERIDEITGVVHLKDALAVPEAERDRTTVGRICVAPLLVPGSLPVQPLLERLRSEQPMAVVVDEYGGTAGVVTLEDIVEELVGEVRDEHDLAEDETPELAAVPAEDGRPSWDADGSCRVQTLRRIGLEVPEGPYETVAGLVADLLGRIPAPGDRADLPGWKLSVRRVGRNRAERVRLVRLTAVPAAGAHRHPAAPAGAPVPGSARHGEAAPQRAALEGAAR
- a CDS encoding PH domain-containing protein: MAESAAPPVPPALPVTFRPTRTRAVLLGVGLAMFATITAIAVLLENLSPGERISFVFTAVLLSSVLVLLSRPKVTADEDGVTVVNLTNVRRLAWAEILRVNLRPGDPWVFLDLSDGTSLPALGIQPGVARQQAISDARALRALVETHGTGTNDQ